In Odontesthes bonariensis isolate fOdoBon6 chromosome 20, fOdoBon6.hap1, whole genome shotgun sequence, a genomic segment contains:
- the gramd1c gene encoding protein Aster-C isoform X2, whose protein sequence is MTADWCQLCICMNPYLSPAEEMDQSSNRSGVGSDDITDETASLVDIGWSSEEDSSDTQGQCLAVPQTPLQSYKQRLEEFQRLFRVPELPESERLLVDYPCALQRDILLQGRLYLSENWICFYSNVFRGTKIALSLLDITGMSREKTARLIPNAIQICTGAEKFFFTSFSAREKSYQGVFRMWQNALMGKPLTSLELWQMVKQHYGNDLGLSHEEMESLQVPAESGIQTSLPQKPGGGDGLRRLERPQSLRLPGLEHGPLESSTPQGEDLPSPIVLQSTPNTDESLNTPHQQLIPSLPLDRQATERLSKRSSNSLDLNANENNVSEQSGSESPEEVEEQIGQPQVPGRLYLNKVFHISASKMFELLFTDSGFARRFMSVRKITNASFSAWQKDPSGNMKRTLSYTIAISNPLIGKSSTATETQMQHKDSKDGQYYLVDSEVYTHEVPYHDYFYTHNRYYIISNSKKKCRLRVYSDVKYRKQPWGLIKSFITKNSWSGIEDYFRQLEAQLLEEEAEMNQAGGDLVKMGGLRRRRRTYSRTLSEHIKPSKQYGQDPDKHGDGNMGPIDMTGSYTWSTTTIVAFMTMILLILTVLNLGLFFKLWAMEDVAQRMYLTTKHRLRERSEASLATEYGPKRRPGFGTNEDMQLLKTVLQDSINLLEQLRSSLVVLQRNFALANRTAVPH, encoded by the exons ATGACAGCTGACTGGTGTCAGCTTTGTATTTGTATGAATCCTTATTTGAG TCCAGCAGAGGAGATGGACCAGTCATCCAACCGGTCGGGAGTGGGCAGcgatgacataacagatgaaaCGGCATCTCTGGTGGACATCGGGTGGAGCTCTGAAGAAGAT AGCTCCGATACTCAGGGACAGTGTCTAGCAGTGCCTCAAACTCCTCTGCAGAGCTACAAGCAGAGGCTTGAGGAGTTTCAGAGGCTGTTCAGAGTGCCTGAACTGCCTGAATCTGAGAGACTCCTAGTGG ACTATCCGTGTGCCCTCCAGCGAGACATACTCCTTCAGGGACGCCTCTACCTTTCAGAGAACTGGATCTGTTTCTACAGCAATGTGTTCCGAGGCACGAAG attgcATTGTCTCTTCTAGATATCACAGGTATGTCCAGAGAGAAAACTGCTCGACTGATTCCCAATGCTATCCAGATTTGCACAGGCGCTGAGAAG ttcttcttcacttccttcTCAGCGAGAGAGAAGAGCTATCAGGGTGTATTCCGCATGTGGCAAAACGCACTGATGGGCAAG CCTCTGACCAGCTTGGAGTTGTGGCAGATGGTTAAACAGCATTATGGGAATGATCTGGGCCTGAGTCATGAAGAGATGGAGAGTTTACAGGTACCAGCAGAATCGGGCATCCAGACCAG CCTGCCACAGAAGCCTGGTGGTGGTGATGGTCTCAGGAGGCTGGAGCGCCCCCAAAGCCTTCGACTCCCAGGCTTGGAGCATGGGCCATTAGAGAGCTCCACGCCTCAAGGGGAGGACCTGCCCTCCCCTATCGTCTTACAAAGCACTCCCAACACG GATGAGTCTCTCAACACGCCACATCAACAGCTTATCCCTTCTCTCCCACTGGACCGCCAGGCCACGGAGAGGCTGTCCAAACGCTCCTCAAACTCTCTCGACCTCAACGCAAACGAGAACAATGTGTCTGAGCAAAGCGGCTCAGAGAGCCCCGAAGAAG TGGAAGAACAAATCGGCCAGCCCCAGGTACCAGGTCGACTGTATCTCAACAAGGTTTTCCACATCAGCGCAAGCAAAATGTTTGAGCTGCTCTTCACCGACTCTGGCTTCGCCCGCAGGTTTATGAGCGTCCGTAAGATAACTA ATGCCAGCTTTTCTGCTTGGCAAAAAGACCCCTCCGGAAACATGAAGCGGACTCTGAGCTACACTATAGCCATCAGCAACCCTCTGATTGGGAAGTCCTCCACTGCTACAGAGACCCAG ATGCAGCACAAAGACTCTAAAGATGGCCAGTATTACCTCGTTGATTCAGAGGTGTACACTCATGAAGTTCCCTATCATGATTATTTCTACACACACAACCGGTACTACATCATAAGCAACTCAAAGAAGAAGTGTCGACTAAG GGTGTACTCTGATGTGAAGTACAGGAAGCAGCCATGGGGCTTGATCAAGTCCTTCATTACCAAAAACTCCTGGAGTGGCATTGAAGATTATTTCAGACAGCTCG AAGCACAATtgctggaggaggaggcagagatgAACCAAGCTGGTGGAGACTTGGTGAAGATGGGAGGGCTCCGGAGAAGGAGGCGGACTTACAGCCGAACTCTGTCAGAGCACATAAAGCCCAGCAAGCAGTACGGCCAAGATCCTGATAAACACGGAGATGGCAACATGG GCCCCATCGACATGACGGGCTCCTACACATGGAGCACTACTACGATAGTGGCTTTCATGACTATGAT tttgctGATTCTGACTGTTCTGAATCTGGGATTGTTCTTTAAACTGTGGGCCATGGAGGATGTGGCCCAACGCATGTACCTGACCACAAAGCATCGGCTGAGGGAGAGGAGCGAGGCAAG CTTGGCAACGGAATATGGTCCCAAAAGGAGACCCGGGTTCGGGACCAACGAGGACATGCAGCTGCTGAAAACTGTCCTGCAGGACTCTATTAACCTTTTAGAACAG CTTCGCAGCTCTCTGGTGGTGCTCCAGCGGAA
- the gramd1c gene encoding protein Aster-C isoform X1 produces the protein MTADWCQLCICMNPYLSSPAEEMDQSSNRSGVGSDDITDETASLVDIGWSSEEDSSDTQGQCLAVPQTPLQSYKQRLEEFQRLFRVPELPESERLLVDYPCALQRDILLQGRLYLSENWICFYSNVFRGTKIALSLLDITGMSREKTARLIPNAIQICTGAEKFFFTSFSAREKSYQGVFRMWQNALMGKPLTSLELWQMVKQHYGNDLGLSHEEMESLQVPAESGIQTSLPQKPGGGDGLRRLERPQSLRLPGLEHGPLESSTPQGEDLPSPIVLQSTPNTDESLNTPHQQLIPSLPLDRQATERLSKRSSNSLDLNANENNVSEQSGSESPEEVEEQIGQPQVPGRLYLNKVFHISASKMFELLFTDSGFARRFMSVRKITNASFSAWQKDPSGNMKRTLSYTIAISNPLIGKSSTATETQMQHKDSKDGQYYLVDSEVYTHEVPYHDYFYTHNRYYIISNSKKKCRLRVYSDVKYRKQPWGLIKSFITKNSWSGIEDYFRQLEAQLLEEEAEMNQAGGDLVKMGGLRRRRRTYSRTLSEHIKPSKQYGQDPDKHGDGNMGPIDMTGSYTWSTTTIVAFMTMILLILTVLNLGLFFKLWAMEDVAQRMYLTTKHRLRERSEASLATEYGPKRRPGFGTNEDMQLLKTVLQDSINLLEQLRSSLVVLQRNFALANRTAVPH, from the exons ATGACAGCTGACTGGTGTCAGCTTTGTATTTGTATGAATCCTTATTTGAG CAGTCCAGCAGAGGAGATGGACCAGTCATCCAACCGGTCGGGAGTGGGCAGcgatgacataacagatgaaaCGGCATCTCTGGTGGACATCGGGTGGAGCTCTGAAGAAGAT AGCTCCGATACTCAGGGACAGTGTCTAGCAGTGCCTCAAACTCCTCTGCAGAGCTACAAGCAGAGGCTTGAGGAGTTTCAGAGGCTGTTCAGAGTGCCTGAACTGCCTGAATCTGAGAGACTCCTAGTGG ACTATCCGTGTGCCCTCCAGCGAGACATACTCCTTCAGGGACGCCTCTACCTTTCAGAGAACTGGATCTGTTTCTACAGCAATGTGTTCCGAGGCACGAAG attgcATTGTCTCTTCTAGATATCACAGGTATGTCCAGAGAGAAAACTGCTCGACTGATTCCCAATGCTATCCAGATTTGCACAGGCGCTGAGAAG ttcttcttcacttccttcTCAGCGAGAGAGAAGAGCTATCAGGGTGTATTCCGCATGTGGCAAAACGCACTGATGGGCAAG CCTCTGACCAGCTTGGAGTTGTGGCAGATGGTTAAACAGCATTATGGGAATGATCTGGGCCTGAGTCATGAAGAGATGGAGAGTTTACAGGTACCAGCAGAATCGGGCATCCAGACCAG CCTGCCACAGAAGCCTGGTGGTGGTGATGGTCTCAGGAGGCTGGAGCGCCCCCAAAGCCTTCGACTCCCAGGCTTGGAGCATGGGCCATTAGAGAGCTCCACGCCTCAAGGGGAGGACCTGCCCTCCCCTATCGTCTTACAAAGCACTCCCAACACG GATGAGTCTCTCAACACGCCACATCAACAGCTTATCCCTTCTCTCCCACTGGACCGCCAGGCCACGGAGAGGCTGTCCAAACGCTCCTCAAACTCTCTCGACCTCAACGCAAACGAGAACAATGTGTCTGAGCAAAGCGGCTCAGAGAGCCCCGAAGAAG TGGAAGAACAAATCGGCCAGCCCCAGGTACCAGGTCGACTGTATCTCAACAAGGTTTTCCACATCAGCGCAAGCAAAATGTTTGAGCTGCTCTTCACCGACTCTGGCTTCGCCCGCAGGTTTATGAGCGTCCGTAAGATAACTA ATGCCAGCTTTTCTGCTTGGCAAAAAGACCCCTCCGGAAACATGAAGCGGACTCTGAGCTACACTATAGCCATCAGCAACCCTCTGATTGGGAAGTCCTCCACTGCTACAGAGACCCAG ATGCAGCACAAAGACTCTAAAGATGGCCAGTATTACCTCGTTGATTCAGAGGTGTACACTCATGAAGTTCCCTATCATGATTATTTCTACACACACAACCGGTACTACATCATAAGCAACTCAAAGAAGAAGTGTCGACTAAG GGTGTACTCTGATGTGAAGTACAGGAAGCAGCCATGGGGCTTGATCAAGTCCTTCATTACCAAAAACTCCTGGAGTGGCATTGAAGATTATTTCAGACAGCTCG AAGCACAATtgctggaggaggaggcagagatgAACCAAGCTGGTGGAGACTTGGTGAAGATGGGAGGGCTCCGGAGAAGGAGGCGGACTTACAGCCGAACTCTGTCAGAGCACATAAAGCCCAGCAAGCAGTACGGCCAAGATCCTGATAAACACGGAGATGGCAACATGG GCCCCATCGACATGACGGGCTCCTACACATGGAGCACTACTACGATAGTGGCTTTCATGACTATGAT tttgctGATTCTGACTGTTCTGAATCTGGGATTGTTCTTTAAACTGTGGGCCATGGAGGATGTGGCCCAACGCATGTACCTGACCACAAAGCATCGGCTGAGGGAGAGGAGCGAGGCAAG CTTGGCAACGGAATATGGTCCCAAAAGGAGACCCGGGTTCGGGACCAACGAGGACATGCAGCTGCTGAAAACTGTCCTGCAGGACTCTATTAACCTTTTAGAACAG CTTCGCAGCTCTCTGGTGGTGCTCCAGCGGAA
- the gramd1c gene encoding protein Aster-C isoform X3, giving the protein MDQSSNRSGVGSDDITDETASLVDIGWSSEEDSSDTQGQCLAVPQTPLQSYKQRLEEFQRLFRVPELPESERLLVDYPCALQRDILLQGRLYLSENWICFYSNVFRGTKIALSLLDITGMSREKTARLIPNAIQICTGAEKFFFTSFSAREKSYQGVFRMWQNALMGKPLTSLELWQMVKQHYGNDLGLSHEEMESLQVPAESGIQTSLPQKPGGGDGLRRLERPQSLRLPGLEHGPLESSTPQGEDLPSPIVLQSTPNTDESLNTPHQQLIPSLPLDRQATERLSKRSSNSLDLNANENNVSEQSGSESPEEVEEQIGQPQVPGRLYLNKVFHISASKMFELLFTDSGFARRFMSVRKITNASFSAWQKDPSGNMKRTLSYTIAISNPLIGKSSTATETQMQHKDSKDGQYYLVDSEVYTHEVPYHDYFYTHNRYYIISNSKKKCRLRVYSDVKYRKQPWGLIKSFITKNSWSGIEDYFRQLEAQLLEEEAEMNQAGGDLVKMGGLRRRRRTYSRTLSEHIKPSKQYGQDPDKHGDGNMGPIDMTGSYTWSTTTIVAFMTMILLILTVLNLGLFFKLWAMEDVAQRMYLTTKHRLRERSEASLATEYGPKRRPGFGTNEDMQLLKTVLQDSINLLEQLRSSLVVLQRNFALANRTAVPH; this is encoded by the exons ATGGACCAGTCATCCAACCGGTCGGGAGTGGGCAGcgatgacataacagatgaaaCGGCATCTCTGGTGGACATCGGGTGGAGCTCTGAAGAAGAT AGCTCCGATACTCAGGGACAGTGTCTAGCAGTGCCTCAAACTCCTCTGCAGAGCTACAAGCAGAGGCTTGAGGAGTTTCAGAGGCTGTTCAGAGTGCCTGAACTGCCTGAATCTGAGAGACTCCTAGTGG ACTATCCGTGTGCCCTCCAGCGAGACATACTCCTTCAGGGACGCCTCTACCTTTCAGAGAACTGGATCTGTTTCTACAGCAATGTGTTCCGAGGCACGAAG attgcATTGTCTCTTCTAGATATCACAGGTATGTCCAGAGAGAAAACTGCTCGACTGATTCCCAATGCTATCCAGATTTGCACAGGCGCTGAGAAG ttcttcttcacttccttcTCAGCGAGAGAGAAGAGCTATCAGGGTGTATTCCGCATGTGGCAAAACGCACTGATGGGCAAG CCTCTGACCAGCTTGGAGTTGTGGCAGATGGTTAAACAGCATTATGGGAATGATCTGGGCCTGAGTCATGAAGAGATGGAGAGTTTACAGGTACCAGCAGAATCGGGCATCCAGACCAG CCTGCCACAGAAGCCTGGTGGTGGTGATGGTCTCAGGAGGCTGGAGCGCCCCCAAAGCCTTCGACTCCCAGGCTTGGAGCATGGGCCATTAGAGAGCTCCACGCCTCAAGGGGAGGACCTGCCCTCCCCTATCGTCTTACAAAGCACTCCCAACACG GATGAGTCTCTCAACACGCCACATCAACAGCTTATCCCTTCTCTCCCACTGGACCGCCAGGCCACGGAGAGGCTGTCCAAACGCTCCTCAAACTCTCTCGACCTCAACGCAAACGAGAACAATGTGTCTGAGCAAAGCGGCTCAGAGAGCCCCGAAGAAG TGGAAGAACAAATCGGCCAGCCCCAGGTACCAGGTCGACTGTATCTCAACAAGGTTTTCCACATCAGCGCAAGCAAAATGTTTGAGCTGCTCTTCACCGACTCTGGCTTCGCCCGCAGGTTTATGAGCGTCCGTAAGATAACTA ATGCCAGCTTTTCTGCTTGGCAAAAAGACCCCTCCGGAAACATGAAGCGGACTCTGAGCTACACTATAGCCATCAGCAACCCTCTGATTGGGAAGTCCTCCACTGCTACAGAGACCCAG ATGCAGCACAAAGACTCTAAAGATGGCCAGTATTACCTCGTTGATTCAGAGGTGTACACTCATGAAGTTCCCTATCATGATTATTTCTACACACACAACCGGTACTACATCATAAGCAACTCAAAGAAGAAGTGTCGACTAAG GGTGTACTCTGATGTGAAGTACAGGAAGCAGCCATGGGGCTTGATCAAGTCCTTCATTACCAAAAACTCCTGGAGTGGCATTGAAGATTATTTCAGACAGCTCG AAGCACAATtgctggaggaggaggcagagatgAACCAAGCTGGTGGAGACTTGGTGAAGATGGGAGGGCTCCGGAGAAGGAGGCGGACTTACAGCCGAACTCTGTCAGAGCACATAAAGCCCAGCAAGCAGTACGGCCAAGATCCTGATAAACACGGAGATGGCAACATGG GCCCCATCGACATGACGGGCTCCTACACATGGAGCACTACTACGATAGTGGCTTTCATGACTATGAT tttgctGATTCTGACTGTTCTGAATCTGGGATTGTTCTTTAAACTGTGGGCCATGGAGGATGTGGCCCAACGCATGTACCTGACCACAAAGCATCGGCTGAGGGAGAGGAGCGAGGCAAG CTTGGCAACGGAATATGGTCCCAAAAGGAGACCCGGGTTCGGGACCAACGAGGACATGCAGCTGCTGAAAACTGTCCTGCAGGACTCTATTAACCTTTTAGAACAG CTTCGCAGCTCTCTGGTGGTGCTCCAGCGGAA